A region of Salinibacter sp. 10B DNA encodes the following proteins:
- the nuoK gene encoding NADH-quinone oxidoreductase subunit NuoK: MDVAINWYLALSAVLFSIGTLGVLFRRNAIVVLMSVELMLNAVNLTLVTFSQSMGDPSGQMLVFFSIAVAAAEAAVGLAIVIAIFRSKVTVDITEINLFKH; the protein is encoded by the coding sequence ATGGACGTTGCTATAAACTGGTACCTCGCGCTTAGTGCCGTATTGTTCTCGATCGGCACTCTCGGGGTACTTTTCCGCCGAAACGCCATCGTGGTGCTGATGTCGGTCGAGCTGATGTTGAACGCCGTGAACCTGACGCTGGTAACGTTCAGCCAGTCGATGGGCGACCCGAGCGGTCAGATGCTTGTGTTCTTTTCGATTGCCGTGGCGGCGGCGGAGGCGGCGGTGGGCCTCGCCATCGTGATCGCCATTTTCCGAAGCAAGGTGACCGTCGACATTACGGAGATCAATCTCTTCAAGCATTAG
- a CDS encoding NADH-quinone oxidoreductase subunit J: MASPFMFFFLATVAVAAALGMVIARSPVTSALWLVLNLFCIAGLYMTLNAAFIGAIQILVYAGAIMVLFLFVIMLLNLSALPELHEIDWARVGGFILGMVVLSQLLYVVALQFDLGVDPVTPETAAEVGAASTLGEILFTRYALHVEVAGILLLAATVGAVMLAQRRFE, translated from the coding sequence ATGGCGTCCCCCTTCATGTTTTTCTTCCTGGCGACGGTAGCGGTAGCGGCTGCTCTCGGCATGGTCATCGCTCGCAGTCCCGTTACGAGTGCCCTCTGGCTGGTACTGAATCTGTTCTGCATTGCGGGGCTGTACATGACCCTGAATGCTGCCTTTATCGGGGCCATCCAGATTCTGGTCTACGCTGGAGCCATCATGGTCCTGTTCTTATTTGTGATCATGCTGCTCAACCTTTCGGCCCTCCCGGAGCTACACGAGATTGACTGGGCCCGGGTCGGGGGATTTATTCTGGGAATGGTGGTCCTGAGTCAGCTGCTCTACGTCGTGGCCCTGCAGTTTGACCTAGGGGTCGATCCGGTGACGCCCGAGACGGCTGCGGAGGTCGGAGCGGCCTCGACGCTGGGAGAGATCCTGTTTACGCGCTACGCCTTGCATGTAGAGGTCGCGGGCATTCTGCTCCTGGCGGCTACTGTGGGGGCGGTCATGCTGGCCCAACGCCGCTTCGAGTAG
- a CDS encoding NADH-quinone oxidoreductase subunit N — MDLANAYAALVADLPAVFSMGIVALVGLVMVGLDSFRNNHPAIPWMGVGALALGAVWEVAHLGAPQGTAFFDTIRTGGFAAFINLIVLLTGLATILLSNPYLSRLKRDYGEVYALIMYATVGMLLLGVANDMISIFLGLETMSVCLYVLTGLVREDEGAVESALKYFLLGAFATGFFLYGIALMYGATGTLTLPAMAQAELATPTSQLLFWGGLGLFLVGFFFKVSAAPFHMWTPDVYQGAPTPLTGYMSTASKAAAFAALILVLFYAVPGGEATMVLAVIAVITMVLGNVMALSQRNVKRMLAYSSIAHAGYVLVGLAAGSSAGYSGALFYLLVYAIMNIGAFGVMGLLEWDEKQGREQTLSSLAGIGEQRPLLGTTMGIFMFSLIGFPPLGGFIGKYLVFAPAVEAGLTWLVVIGVLMSATSAYYYLRVVYVFWMQSPDDVEAEGYTEAALPQATPAALGTLVVCAVALLVLGVFFGGVIETTAAFFDATAMATAP, encoded by the coding sequence ATGGATCTTGCGAACGCGTACGCTGCCCTTGTTGCTGACCTGCCCGCCGTCTTCTCGATGGGGATTGTGGCGCTGGTCGGTCTCGTGATGGTGGGGCTGGACTCTTTCCGCAACAACCACCCGGCGATCCCCTGGATGGGCGTCGGGGCTCTTGCCCTCGGGGCCGTGTGGGAAGTCGCCCATCTTGGCGCGCCGCAGGGCACTGCCTTCTTTGACACGATTCGGACGGGTGGGTTTGCGGCCTTCATCAACCTCATTGTTCTCCTCACGGGGCTGGCGACGATCCTGCTCTCAAATCCGTACCTGAGCCGACTCAAGCGCGACTACGGGGAGGTCTACGCCCTCATCATGTACGCGACGGTCGGGATGCTCCTGCTAGGCGTGGCCAACGACATGATCAGCATTTTCCTCGGCCTGGAGACGATGTCGGTATGCCTATACGTTCTCACAGGGCTTGTGCGGGAGGACGAGGGCGCCGTCGAAAGTGCTCTGAAGTATTTTCTGCTTGGCGCCTTTGCGACTGGCTTCTTTCTCTACGGCATTGCCCTGATGTACGGGGCCACAGGCACGCTGACGCTTCCGGCAATGGCACAGGCGGAGCTGGCTACCCCGACGAGTCAACTTCTCTTCTGGGGTGGACTCGGACTTTTCCTCGTCGGCTTCTTCTTCAAGGTGAGCGCCGCGCCGTTTCACATGTGGACGCCTGACGTCTATCAGGGAGCGCCTACGCCGCTCACTGGGTATATGTCGACGGCGTCTAAGGCCGCAGCCTTTGCGGCGCTCATTCTCGTTTTGTTCTACGCCGTGCCCGGAGGGGAGGCCACGATGGTCTTGGCGGTCATCGCCGTGATCACGATGGTCTTGGGAAACGTGATGGCCCTTTCCCAGCGCAACGTAAAGCGTATGCTGGCCTATTCGTCGATTGCACATGCCGGATACGTGCTGGTCGGACTGGCGGCCGGATCGAGTGCGGGCTACTCCGGCGCTCTGTTCTACCTGCTCGTCTACGCCATCATGAATATCGGGGCGTTCGGCGTAATGGGACTGTTGGAGTGGGACGAGAAGCAGGGGCGTGAACAAACGCTTTCGTCGCTCGCCGGCATTGGAGAACAACGACCGCTGTTGGGCACTACGATGGGCATCTTCATGTTTAGTCTGATTGGCTTTCCGCCACTCGGGGGCTTTATCGGCAAGTACCTCGTCTTTGCCCCGGCGGTGGAAGCCGGCCTCACGTGGCTGGTTGTGATTGGGGTGCTCATGAGCGCGACCAGTGCGTACTACTACCTTCGTGTCGTGTATGTCTTCTGGATGCAGTCGCCCGATGACGTAGAGGCTGAGGGGTATACCGAAGCGGCACTGCCACAGGCCACTCCGGCCGCACTCGGCACGCTGGTCGTGTGTGCGGTGGCGCTTCTCGTGCTCGGGGTGTTCTTTGGCGGCGTGATCGAAACAACCGCTGCCTTCTTCGACGCAACCGCCATGGCCACGGCGCCGTAG
- a CDS encoding Ppx/GppA phosphatase family protein — translation MSESDERAACILVPETTYGANGTRSPIRVCVIDLGTNSFHAVIVDAHANGSFQVVDRMKEMVRLGEHGLEANTLPEEAMERGLRALRRIHLLARGWDATEFLAFATSAIREAANGGEFIRRVRRELGLRIRPISGEQEAKLIFQGVRRAVDLTAPTLLVDIGGGSVECILVSGGERVSATSLKLGAARMTEKFVHDDPLSAEAEAEMRAHFEDVLAPVVAACKSHDVTGIVGSSGTMKTLARLAADWAGEEGRTIFQQRLAVPSVREALDWVIDSTAEDRRTHPSIDPKRVDQIGAGAVLLDTLFDQLPAVESLQVSSNALREGMVVHFMDTNYTRIRRMAPFRDPRRRSVHELAYRFQWEERHAQHVAATATFLFNVCRPLYDGPARDAELLEYAALLHDIGYVISHDTHHKHSRYLIKNADLQGFQPEEEGLMSLVARYHRAASPTDAHEHYRECTEAQKRRVRQLASLLRIAEGLDRSHFQNVVALRARLTDETLALSIATKGDPQLEVWSGKEEGKMFETEFGRTLTVEPTTMEAGRASQPEPAVSHATISAS, via the coding sequence ATGTCTGAGTCCGACGAGCGTGCCGCCTGTATTCTCGTGCCCGAAACCACGTATGGGGCCAACGGGACCCGGTCGCCTATTCGCGTCTGCGTGATTGACTTGGGGACAAACTCCTTTCACGCTGTCATCGTGGACGCCCATGCCAATGGGAGTTTTCAGGTGGTGGACCGAATGAAAGAAATGGTGCGGTTGGGGGAGCACGGCCTCGAGGCCAATACTCTGCCGGAAGAGGCAATGGAACGAGGGCTGCGCGCCCTTCGGCGCATTCATCTGCTAGCGCGGGGCTGGGACGCGACCGAGTTTTTGGCCTTTGCGACGAGTGCCATCCGGGAGGCCGCCAACGGGGGAGAGTTTATCCGCCGGGTGCGACGAGAGTTGGGGCTGCGGATCCGCCCCATTAGTGGGGAGCAAGAGGCCAAGCTGATTTTCCAGGGCGTACGACGGGCCGTGGACCTTACGGCTCCGACGCTTCTGGTCGATATCGGTGGGGGGTCGGTGGAATGTATTCTTGTATCGGGCGGAGAACGCGTGTCTGCGACCAGTCTAAAGCTCGGCGCCGCGCGGATGACCGAAAAATTCGTCCACGACGACCCACTGTCGGCGGAGGCCGAGGCTGAGATGCGTGCCCACTTCGAAGACGTGCTTGCGCCTGTGGTGGCGGCGTGTAAATCGCACGACGTGACGGGCATCGTGGGATCGTCGGGGACGATGAAAACGCTGGCTCGACTGGCGGCGGATTGGGCGGGAGAGGAGGGGCGCACCATCTTTCAGCAGCGGCTTGCCGTTCCGTCGGTTCGGGAGGCACTGGACTGGGTGATCGATTCAACGGCCGAGGACCGGAGGACGCATCCCTCTATTGATCCGAAACGCGTCGACCAGATTGGGGCAGGGGCCGTACTGCTTGATACCCTTTTCGACCAATTGCCGGCGGTGGAGTCCCTTCAAGTCTCGTCCAATGCCCTGCGGGAGGGGATGGTCGTGCACTTCATGGACACCAACTACACCCGGATTCGTCGCATGGCGCCGTTTCGGGATCCCCGACGCCGGAGCGTGCACGAGCTTGCCTACCGATTTCAGTGGGAAGAGCGCCACGCGCAACACGTTGCGGCCACGGCGACATTTCTTTTCAATGTGTGTCGCCCCCTTTACGACGGCCCGGCCCGCGATGCCGAGCTACTGGAGTACGCGGCCTTGTTGCATGATATTGGGTACGTGATTAGCCACGACACGCATCACAAGCACTCGCGGTACCTAATCAAGAATGCGGATCTGCAGGGCTTTCAGCCCGAAGAGGAGGGGCTCATGTCGCTCGTGGCCCGGTATCATCGGGCAGCCTCGCCCACCGATGCACACGAGCACTATCGGGAGTGCACCGAGGCACAGAAGCGACGGGTCCGACAGTTGGCGTCGCTTCTTCGGATTGCTGAGGGGCTGGATCGCAGCCACTTTCAGAACGTGGTTGCCTTGCGGGCGCGACTGACGGACGAGACCCTTGCCCTTTCCATTGCGACGAAAGGAGATCCGCAATTGGAGGTGTGGTCCGGGAAGGAGGAAGGAAAAATGTTCGAGACGGAGTTTGGTCGAACCCTCACGGTCGAGCCGACGACGATGGAGGCTGGGCGGGCCTCCCAGCCCGAGCCCGCCGTCTCACACGCCACGATCTCGGCCTCCTGA
- a CDS encoding NADH-quinone oxidoreductase subunit M, producing the protein MDIPYLTSLVIFLPTVGALLTLFMREVSSIRWTALATTTLTFVLSIGLFVGYDPSVSTAIAPQLADVSSAWFPETFDVKYFVGIDGLSLLLVMLTTLLGPIVVLSSWTYITKKQKGYYALLLLLQTGITGVFTSFDLFLFYIFFELTLIPMYFIIGVWGGKDRIYAAVKFVIYTLVGSLLMLVAILFLGYEAGAAVNNGVFTTDWYKLLEYNVPLATQGWLFALFAFSFAIKVPLFPLHTWLPDAHVQAPTGGSVILAGVLLKMGTYGLLRFCLPFFPNAAQSGALLIGILAVIGIIYGALIARVQDDAKSLVAYSSVSHLGFVVLGLFAFTTEAMQGAVIQMVNHGLSTGALFLLVGMLYERRHTRLMDDYGGLAASVPVLTTLMVFSVLASAGMPGLNGFVGEFLILLGSFKSTVLDSTVLVVFATTGVILAAVYLLHMVYRTFFGELDHEANANMADVNGRELLLMAPLVVLMFVMGFFPNPFLRQTQPTTEFLLETIEEKQAAALEQAEPSDPTAELPAAPPEMDEVTIDAEKLKMQP; encoded by the coding sequence ATGGACATTCCCTACCTCACGTCCTTGGTCATTTTTCTGCCGACAGTTGGCGCGCTCCTGACGCTGTTTATGCGGGAGGTGTCCAGCATCCGGTGGACGGCCCTGGCGACAACCACGCTCACGTTTGTGCTGTCGATTGGCCTCTTCGTGGGCTACGATCCGTCCGTGAGTACCGCCATCGCTCCCCAGCTTGCGGACGTGTCAAGTGCCTGGTTCCCAGAGACATTCGATGTGAAGTACTTCGTGGGCATCGATGGGCTGAGCCTGCTCCTCGTTATGCTCACGACTCTCCTGGGACCGATTGTCGTGCTTTCGTCCTGGACCTATATCACCAAGAAACAGAAGGGCTACTACGCACTCCTGCTGCTTCTGCAAACCGGCATCACTGGGGTGTTCACGTCCTTCGACCTGTTTCTCTTCTACATCTTCTTCGAGCTTACGTTGATCCCGATGTACTTCATTATCGGGGTTTGGGGAGGCAAGGACCGGATTTATGCGGCGGTCAAATTCGTAATCTATACGCTGGTGGGGTCGCTGCTGATGCTGGTGGCCATCCTGTTTTTGGGCTACGAGGCTGGGGCAGCAGTAAACAACGGAGTGTTTACGACCGACTGGTATAAACTGCTGGAGTATAACGTCCCGCTTGCCACACAGGGCTGGCTCTTTGCCTTGTTTGCATTCTCGTTTGCGATCAAGGTCCCGCTCTTTCCCCTGCACACGTGGTTGCCGGATGCGCACGTACAGGCTCCGACGGGGGGCTCGGTCATCCTGGCCGGCGTGCTGCTGAAGATGGGAACCTACGGACTGCTTCGCTTCTGCCTGCCCTTCTTTCCGAATGCGGCACAGAGCGGAGCTCTTCTAATCGGCATCCTCGCCGTCATCGGGATTATCTACGGCGCGCTCATCGCCCGGGTGCAGGACGATGCGAAGAGTTTGGTGGCGTACTCCTCTGTAAGTCACCTTGGCTTCGTGGTCCTTGGCCTCTTTGCCTTCACGACCGAGGCGATGCAGGGAGCGGTGATCCAAATGGTAAACCACGGCCTCTCCACGGGCGCGCTCTTTCTGCTTGTGGGAATGCTCTACGAGCGGCGGCACACGCGGCTGATGGACGATTATGGGGGACTTGCGGCGTCCGTGCCGGTTTTGACCACGCTCATGGTCTTCAGCGTGCTCGCGTCTGCCGGGATGCCCGGACTGAACGGGTTCGTGGGGGAGTTTCTGATTCTCCTCGGCTCCTTCAAGAGCACCGTGCTCGACTCGACCGTCCTCGTGGTCTTTGCCACGACCGGCGTCATCCTTGCAGCGGTGTATCTCCTGCACATGGTGTATCGCACCTTCTTCGGAGAGCTGGACCATGAGGCCAACGCCAATATGGCCGACGTAAATGGACGAGAGCTCCTTCTGATGGCCCCTCTGGTGGTGCTCATGTTCGTGATGGGCTTCTTCCCCAACCCCTTCCTGCGCCAAACCCAGCCCACGACGGAGTTTTTGCTGGAGACCATTGAGGAGAAACAGGCCGCCGCGCTGGAGCAGGCCGAGCCGTCGGATCCCACCGCGGAGTTGCCGGCCGCTCCGCCGGAGATGGATGAGGTGACGATCGATGCGGAGAAGTTGAAGATGCAGCCGTGA
- a CDS encoding 4a-hydroxytetrahydrobiopterin dehydratase — protein MPSRDPLSDAEIDEALDDLPGWTYEDDKLKKTFEFSDFRAAISFIMRLSFYAEEMMHHPELENVYNTVSIALTTHDAGGKVTDMDVELASQIEDFVWV, from the coding sequence ATGCCTTCCCGCGACCCGCTTTCCGACGCTGAGATTGACGAGGCGCTTGACGATTTGCCCGGATGGACCTACGAGGACGACAAGCTCAAGAAAACATTTGAGTTTTCGGACTTTCGGGCGGCGATCAGCTTCATCATGCGTCTGTCCTTTTACGCAGAGGAGATGATGCACCACCCCGAGCTGGAGAACGTGTACAACACCGTCTCGATTGCCTTGACGACCCACGATGCAGGAGGGAAGGTAACGGACATGGACGTGGAGTTGGCGTCGCAAATCGAGGACTTTGTCTGGGTGTAA
- a CDS encoding alanyl-tRNA editing protein, with the protein MTELRYLPDNDDVTSFTATVEEVADDYMVLDGTYFYPEGGGQPADHGTLHWDGGAAEVVDVQKEHGDVRHYLEEVRGDLPEPGDEVEGQIDEARRMKLRRMHTAQHVVSKVVLDVFEAQTAGNQIHPDRSRIDFEPADFSSNEVNAIETRSNAILQQDLPVRKTEMAREEAEEQTPDGRGLLDLIPDHVDPLRMVAIGDFDLCPCGGTHVDHLADVGRIRITKRTSKGAGVERIEFELSEEG; encoded by the coding sequence ATGACTGAACTCCGATATCTTCCCGACAACGACGACGTCACGTCTTTTACGGCAACGGTCGAAGAGGTCGCCGACGACTACATGGTGCTGGATGGAACCTATTTTTACCCGGAGGGAGGCGGGCAGCCCGCCGATCACGGCACACTCCACTGGGACGGGGGAGCGGCGGAGGTCGTGGATGTGCAGAAAGAGCACGGCGACGTGCGGCACTACTTGGAGGAGGTAAGGGGCGACCTTCCGGAGCCGGGCGACGAGGTGGAGGGCCAGATCGACGAGGCCCGCCGCATGAAGCTTCGTCGCATGCATACGGCTCAGCATGTGGTGTCGAAAGTTGTGTTAGACGTATTCGAGGCCCAAACAGCGGGCAATCAGATTCACCCCGATCGGTCTCGTATCGACTTTGAGCCCGCTGACTTTTCTTCGAACGAGGTAAACGCGATTGAGACCCGCTCGAATGCGATCCTCCAGCAAGACCTCCCCGTTCGAAAGACGGAAATGGCGCGGGAAGAGGCGGAGGAGCAGACCCCAGATGGGCGAGGACTTCTCGACTTAATCCCGGACCACGTTGACCCCCTCCGGATGGTAGCCATTGGCGATTTCGATCTGTGTCCGTGCGGAGGCACCCACGTAGACCATCTTGCAGACGTGGGACGCATCCGGATCACCAAGCGGACCTCGAAAGGAGCGGGAGTCGAACGTATCGAATTTGAGCTTTCAGAGGAGGGATGA
- the nuoL gene encoding NADH-quinone oxidoreductase subunit L, which yields MEPDLLIRLILLLPLAGAVLNGIAPLFLPQFRTRETLIGTIGTTVVAVPFLLALYLFVTYGGDPVVADFYTWMAAGDLDLSFAYRVDELSLIMTLVVTGVGGIIHLYSIGYMHGDEGYWRFFAYLNLFIFAMLNLVLANNLPVLFLGWEGVGLCSYLLIGFWYTDLSNSSAANKAFIVNRIGDFAFLVAMFMIFQALGSLSFDVILSQGPQLPVETVNWIVFLLFIGATGKSAQIPLFVWLPDAMAGPTPVSALIHAATMVTSGLYLLARLSVVVLSAPVVMAIIAVVGAVTALMAATIAIAQNDIKRVLAYSTVSQLGYMFMAAGVGAFFVSIFHVVTHAFFKACLFLGSGSVIHGMEEVEHSMEHEGHDVEDFDPQDMRTMGGLKEYMPATSTTYLLATLAISGIPLTAGFFSKDEILFKAFEFGYAGHGYAWAVWGVGIVTALLTAFYMMRSYMLTFEGEPRWTAPDRHEPHESPSSMTIPLWTLGILSMVGGFIGLPAVIKGGKWNWIHHYLGADYGGPVAEASLHGHVPLVLEWGLIGLSSAIAIGTVYYAWSVYSAYGLEYDARLERGVGGLYQVWEDTYYWDDFYNNVVVDTVIDGLGRKAFAAFDTHVVDGAVNGVARLAQRASGTLRLVQTGIVQNYALGLVLGVVLVIGIMLFGI from the coding sequence ATGGAGCCTGACCTTCTCATTCGTCTCATTCTGCTGCTGCCGCTGGCTGGGGCCGTTCTCAACGGCATTGCGCCCCTGTTTCTGCCGCAGTTTCGCACCCGAGAGACGCTCATTGGGACCATCGGGACGACGGTCGTCGCGGTGCCATTTCTGCTGGCCCTCTACCTGTTTGTCACCTACGGCGGCGACCCGGTGGTCGCGGATTTCTATACGTGGATGGCGGCGGGAGACCTGGATTTGAGTTTTGCCTACCGGGTGGACGAGCTCTCGCTCATCATGACCCTGGTGGTGACGGGCGTTGGGGGCATTATCCACCTCTATTCGATTGGGTATATGCATGGCGATGAGGGGTATTGGCGATTTTTCGCCTACCTCAACCTCTTCATCTTTGCCATGCTCAACCTCGTCTTGGCGAACAACCTGCCGGTGCTGTTTCTCGGTTGGGAAGGGGTGGGGCTTTGCTCGTACCTTCTCATCGGGTTCTGGTACACGGACCTGAGTAACAGCAGCGCTGCTAACAAGGCCTTTATTGTCAATCGCATCGGGGACTTTGCTTTCCTGGTGGCGATGTTCATGATCTTTCAGGCTCTCGGCTCCTTGAGCTTCGACGTCATCCTTTCGCAGGGGCCGCAGCTGCCGGTGGAGACGGTGAACTGGATTGTCTTTCTTCTCTTCATTGGGGCGACCGGAAAGAGTGCCCAGATTCCGCTTTTCGTGTGGCTGCCGGACGCGATGGCGGGTCCAACCCCTGTGTCGGCCCTCATCCACGCCGCAACCATGGTGACGAGCGGGCTTTATCTTCTGGCTCGGTTGTCGGTCGTGGTGTTGAGTGCACCGGTCGTGATGGCGATCATTGCGGTCGTAGGGGCGGTCACCGCGCTCATGGCGGCCACGATTGCGATTGCGCAGAATGACATCAAACGCGTACTGGCGTACTCAACGGTCTCACAGCTCGGGTACATGTTCATGGCGGCGGGCGTTGGGGCTTTCTTCGTCTCGATCTTTCACGTCGTCACGCATGCCTTCTTCAAGGCCTGTCTCTTTCTCGGCTCTGGCAGCGTGATCCACGGCATGGAGGAGGTGGAGCACAGCATGGAGCACGAAGGGCATGACGTTGAGGATTTCGATCCGCAGGATATGCGCACGATGGGGGGGCTGAAGGAGTACATGCCGGCGACGAGCACGACCTACCTGCTAGCCACGCTTGCCATTTCCGGCATTCCGCTGACGGCGGGCTTCTTCTCGAAGGATGAGATCTTATTCAAGGCCTTCGAGTTTGGCTATGCCGGGCACGGGTATGCCTGGGCAGTCTGGGGCGTGGGCATTGTAACGGCGCTCCTTACGGCGTTCTACATGATGCGCTCCTACATGCTCACGTTCGAGGGAGAGCCGCGCTGGACGGCCCCCGACCGGCACGAGCCCCACGAGTCGCCGTCATCAATGACGATTCCGCTCTGGACGCTCGGGATTCTTTCCATGGTTGGAGGCTTCATCGGGCTCCCGGCAGTCATCAAGGGAGGGAAGTGGAATTGGATTCATCACTATCTGGGGGCCGACTACGGCGGCCCGGTGGCCGAAGCGTCGCTGCACGGCCACGTGCCGCTGGTGTTGGAGTGGGGACTCATTGGCCTTAGCTCCGCCATCGCGATTGGAACTGTCTACTACGCCTGGTCGGTGTATTCGGCCTACGGTCTTGAGTACGATGCACGCCTGGAACGGGGCGTGGGGGGGCTCTACCAAGTCTGGGAAGACACGTACTACTGGGACGACTTCTACAACAACGTCGTTGTGGATACCGTCATCGACGGCCTTGGTCGCAAGGCGTTTGCGGCCTTCGATACGCACGTAGTCGACGGGGCGGTGAACGGCGTGGCCCGATTGGCCCAGCGCGCCAGCGGCACCCTTCGGCTGGTGCAAACGGGCATCGTGCAGAATTACGCTCTTGGCCTCGTGCTGGGCGTGGTCCTGGTAATCGGGATCATGCTGTTTGGAATTTAG
- a CDS encoding aldehyde dehydrogenase family protein, whose product MVVQKRHKALPAKDQGEWVRGSTTARSRTPAPPMASATTSAPPSPPEDIDALLSTLRSHAPAVQQTTAEQRKRKLQRLADALLARRDAFCDALHADFRKAPVEVDLTEIKTVTKEIEHTIAHLEDWMQPDRVGSPLLFTGTRSAIHYEPKGVVLILSPWNYPVNLTLGPLVGAIAAGNCAVLKPSEHTPNTAAVLQDLLHDLFEEREIRVLTGGPDVAQSLTRQPFDHIYFTGSPAIGRKVMKAAAEHLASVTLELGGKSPAIVDDTADLDRAAGRIVWSKFTNAGQTCIAPDYVLVEAPVHDALVDRLRDRIHQFYGATPHAQRTSDDYARLVHEDHYRKVLDLFSGALDAGATVAVGGQHDAETNYVAPTVLTDVPLEAPIMQKEIFGPLLPVLPFQTLDEAFRIINARSAPLSLYLFTERESTVDRVLYQTTAGSTCVNEGFVHFVHPRLPFGGKGESGIGRAHGVRSFREFSNERSVLRRTYGSELLDTLYPPYGRLTSRVSDWVLRFF is encoded by the coding sequence CTGGTCGTACAGAAACGACACAAGGCCCTGCCTGCGAAGGATCAAGGAGAATGGGTTCGGGGTTCAACCACTGCACGTTCACGAACCCCCGCTCCTCCTATGGCTTCCGCAACAACGTCCGCTCCCCCCTCGCCTCCCGAGGATATCGACGCTCTTCTTTCCACGCTCCGCTCACACGCCCCCGCTGTACAACAGACCACCGCCGAGCAGCGCAAACGCAAGCTACAACGGCTCGCCGACGCACTACTCGCCCGGCGCGATGCCTTCTGCGACGCCCTCCACGCCGACTTCCGAAAGGCTCCGGTGGAGGTCGACCTCACGGAAATCAAAACTGTGACGAAGGAGATCGAACATACGATTGCCCATCTGGAGGACTGGATGCAGCCGGACCGAGTAGGGTCTCCCCTTCTTTTCACGGGCACCCGGTCGGCCATTCACTATGAGCCAAAAGGGGTCGTGCTGATCCTATCGCCCTGGAACTACCCTGTGAATCTTACACTCGGCCCTCTCGTGGGCGCCATTGCGGCTGGCAACTGTGCTGTACTGAAGCCCTCCGAGCATACGCCGAACACGGCAGCGGTTCTGCAAGACCTACTCCATGACCTCTTCGAGGAACGAGAGATTCGGGTGCTCACTGGAGGGCCGGACGTGGCACAGTCCCTCACGAGGCAACCGTTCGACCACATTTATTTCACGGGAAGCCCCGCCATTGGGCGAAAGGTCATGAAGGCCGCCGCCGAGCACCTGGCGTCCGTCACACTTGAGTTGGGCGGAAAGTCTCCCGCAATCGTCGACGACACCGCCGATCTCGACCGGGCAGCCGGACGCATCGTCTGGAGCAAGTTTACAAATGCGGGACAAACCTGCATTGCCCCCGACTACGTCCTCGTGGAAGCCCCAGTGCATGACGCCCTTGTGGACCGGCTTCGAGACCGTATCCACCAGTTTTACGGAGCAACGCCGCACGCACAACGCACGAGCGACGACTATGCGCGTCTCGTGCACGAAGACCACTACCGAAAAGTGTTAGACCTCTTTTCCGGGGCGCTTGACGCTGGCGCGACTGTGGCGGTCGGGGGCCAGCACGACGCGGAGACAAATTACGTCGCTCCCACCGTTCTAACCGACGTTCCGCTTGAGGCCCCAATCATGCAGAAGGAGATTTTTGGGCCTCTGCTCCCGGTACTTCCATTCCAGACGCTCGACGAGGCCTTCCGAATTATCAACGCCCGATCGGCCCCCCTCTCCCTGTATCTATTTACCGAACGAGAGTCGACCGTCGATCGTGTGCTCTACCAGACCACGGCCGGCAGCACCTGTGTGAACGAAGGATTCGTCCATTTCGTCCATCCACGCCTGCCGTTTGGGGGGAAAGGCGAAAGCGGCATTGGACGCGCCCATGGGGTACGGAGCTTCCGCGAGTTCTCGAACGAACGATCGGTTCTCCGTCGCACCTACGGCTCCGAGCTTCTGGACACGCTGTATCCTCCGTATGGTCGACTAACGAGCCGCGTGTCTGACTGGGTGCTACGCTTCTTCTGA